One Ureaplasma urealyticum serovar 8 str. ATCC 27618 genomic window carries:
- the hrcA gene encoding heat-inducible transcriptional repressor HrcA, with protein sequence MKNNKILQEQIIEPKLSDRQKKVLKSIIDEYTITATPVSSKLLVQKEFQDQSSATIRNEMMLLEKFGFIEKQHISGGRVPSLKGYDFYNKNLINKNNDVSDNFKMRLHKILSKRYSNIDEILNAAVSIINETTQLPAVVTKSSSEELLKRIDLVKINDNSALVLIVTSSENILTHSIKLDKNTNFNDLQTCFSVLDERLVDTKLSLISSKLDLIVDIVRAKIEEAEYYFSKIVHRVFDFYAHKPTVNSKTYGVKYLTKHSEFEDQQKLNDLLNLLEDSTIWQQIALNKKTDGLAKIMLGNEIGHEHLAIATAQINLPNTNRQITVVGPTRMDYAKIKALLDFLKIEVEKILGSSNEH encoded by the coding sequence ATGAAAAACAATAAAATATTACAAGAACAAATAATAGAACCAAAACTAAGTGATCGCCAAAAAAAAGTATTAAAGTCTATTATTGATGAATACACAATTACAGCAACACCTGTTTCATCAAAACTTTTAGTGCAAAAAGAATTTCAAGACCAATCGTCTGCGACAATTCGTAATGAAATGATGTTACTTGAAAAATTTGGTTTTATTGAAAAACAGCATATTAGTGGTGGACGTGTTCCATCATTAAAAGGATATGATTTTTATAATAAAAATTTAATTAATAAAAATAACGATGTTTCTGATAATTTTAAAATGCGTTTACACAAAATTTTAAGCAAACGTTATTCTAATATTGATGAAATTCTAAATGCTGCAGTAAGCATTATTAATGAAACTACACAACTGCCAGCTGTTGTTACAAAATCAAGTAGTGAAGAATTACTAAAACGCATTGATTTAGTAAAAATAAATGATAATTCTGCATTAGTATTAATTGTAACTTCAAGTGAAAACATTTTAACCCATTCAATTAAACTTGATAAAAACACCAACTTTAATGATTTACAAACTTGCTTTAGTGTTTTAGATGAACGTTTAGTTGATACTAAATTAAGTTTAATTAGTTCTAAATTAGACTTAATTGTTGATATTGTTCGTGCTAAAATCGAAGAAGCAGAATATTACTTTAGTAAAATTGTCCATCGTGTATTTGATTTCTATGCTCACAAACCTACTGTTAATTCTAAAACTTATGGTGTTAAGTATTTAACTAAACATTCTGAATTTGAAGATCAACAAAAACTAAATGATTTACTAAATTTATTAGAAGATAGTACAATTTGACAACAAATTGCTTTAAATAAAAAAACTGATGGCTTAGCAAAGATTATGTTAGGTAATGAAATTGGTCATGAGCATTTAGCAATTGCTACTGCTCAAATTAATTTACCAAATACTAATCGTCAAATTACAGTTGTAGGACCAACAAGAATGGATTATGCAAAAATCAAAGCTTTATTAGATTTTTTAAAAATTGAAGTTGAAAAGATTTTAGGATCATCAAATGAACATTAA
- a CDS encoding DUF402 domain-containing protein translates to MDEKTQEKNKNLQDLSQLKIGDELMVHAYKLNGWLYRSWNNPKVVYIDEQLLILSSTNTLVITSEEKSIRNFPSFTNKMSYWFFFKNEWFNLIATVENDGIKFYINVASPFIYEEQAIKYYDFDLDFKISSDDKWKEVDINEFIENAKKYHYSETLIQKILSVETKIENYIKEGYFRKLVTRQLLIKLHVLDRVEGFKNNFNNYTNERNYNPKKYFNKKSSSHYFKNKKGSSKDNE, encoded by the coding sequence ATGGATGAAAAAACACAAGAAAAAAATAAAAACCTACAAGATTTAAGTCAATTAAAAATTGGCGATGAATTAATGGTGCATGCTTATAAACTTAATGGATGATTATATCGTTCTTGAAATAATCCCAAAGTTGTCTATATCGATGAACAATTATTAATTTTATCTTCGACTAATACCTTAGTAATTACAAGCGAAGAAAAATCGATTCGTAATTTTCCTTCATTTACAAATAAAATGAGTTATTGATTTTTCTTTAAAAACGAGTGGTTTAATCTTATTGCAACTGTTGAAAACGATGGCATTAAATTTTATATTAATGTAGCATCACCTTTTATTTATGAAGAACAAGCAATTAAATACTACGATTTTGATTTAGATTTTAAAATTTCATCTGATGATAAATGAAAAGAAGTGGATATTAATGAATTTATTGAAAATGCTAAGAAATATCATTATTCAGAAACTTTGATTCAAAAAATTTTAAGCGTTGAAACAAAAATTGAAAACTATATTAAAGAGGGTTATTTTCGCAAACTTGTAACACGTCAATTATTAATTAAACTTCATGTTTTAGATCGAGTAGAAGGTTTTAAAAATAATTTTAATAATTACACTAATGAACGCAATTATAATCCCAAAAAATATTTTAATAAAAAAAGTAGTTCACATTATTTTAAAAACAAAAAGGGAAGTAGTAAAGATAATGAATAA
- a CDS encoding DUF3196 family protein → MNNDYKGHIKKYFDDILKQAKQVLQKRDYGYAYDLISNEFNNPLIDLKTLQEFEDFALEIKKSAELDFIDENEAKLAKTEFYHKIHDPKTTYVSLAYLETFLMRFINEIDQLDIAFLNNLLSNKTINGSTKLDILDLLAVNNIDQNFDFYNKYLKQSKSINPTNPSEHHLMVVQIQNYLNNDLAKNPSLLNLANKLLMMYITYHFPFAFTHDPNIIAKTIIDYTKSAMSDFECEYNQQQKDIVACINKILEEEQE, encoded by the coding sequence ATGAATAATGATTATAAAGGTCATATCAAAAAATATTTTGATGATATTTTAAAACAAGCAAAACAAGTTTTACAAAAACGTGATTATGGTTATGCATATGATTTAATTTCAAACGAATTTAATAATCCATTAATTGATTTAAAAACTCTTCAAGAATTTGAAGATTTTGCTTTAGAAATTAAAAAAAGTGCAGAACTTGATTTTATTGATGAAAATGAAGCTAAATTAGCTAAAACAGAGTTTTATCATAAAATTCATGATCCAAAAACAACTTATGTAAGCTTAGCTTATTTAGAAACTTTTTTAATGCGTTTTATTAACGAAATCGATCAATTAGATATTGCATTTTTAAATAATTTATTATCAAATAAAACCATTAATGGATCAACAAAATTAGATATTTTAGATTTATTAGCAGTCAATAATATTGACCAAAATTTTGATTTTTACAATAAATACTTAAAGCAATCCAAAAGCATTAATCCTACCAATCCTAGCGAGCATCATCTAATGGTTGTACAAATTCAAAATTATTTAAATAATGATTTAGCTAAAAATCCTTCATTACTAAATTTAGCAAATAAATTATTAATGATGTATATTACATATCATTTTCCATTTGCATTTACACATGATCCTAATATAATTGCTAAAACAATTATTGATTATACAAAAAGTGCTATGAGTGATTTTGAATGTGAATATAATCAACAACAAAAAGACATTGTTGCATGCATCAATAAAATTTTAGAAGAAGAGCAAGAATAA
- a CDS encoding ferritin-like domain-containing protein, which translates to MVKSQKVIDVLNAHYNLNLELGSVYAQYAHIADDQFSMPFLAKFINDLSNDKLGVHKDLISEYARKIEIPLHTKFSVDVSFKPTDPKELVKHILETEQKVRKHVANMAKVCLEEGDFETFSFVKWFVDDGIKDFDDVRTIHDFFENGNNNLQVEYAIRKYLKQMKLEEEK; encoded by the coding sequence ATGGTTAAATCTCAAAAAGTAATTGATGTTTTAAATGCACATTATAACTTAAATTTAGAATTAGGAAGTGTGTATGCTCAATATGCTCATATAGCTGATGATCAATTTAGTATGCCTTTTTTAGCAAAATTTATTAATGATTTAAGTAATGATAAATTAGGTGTTCACAAAGATTTAATTTCAGAATATGCACGTAAAATTGAAATTCCATTACATACTAAATTTAGTGTAGATGTTAGTTTTAAACCTACAGATCCTAAAGAATTAGTAAAACACATCTTAGAAACAGAACAAAAAGTTCGTAAACACGTTGCTAATATGGCTAAGGTATGCTTAGAAGAAGGTGACTTTGAAACTTTTAGTTTCGTTAAATGATTTGTAGATGATGGTATTAAAGATTTTGATGATGTTCGTACAATTCATGATTTCTTTGAAAATGGCAATAATAATTTACAAGTTGAATACGCTATTCGTAAATATTTAAAGCAAATGAAGCTTGAGGAAGAAAAATAA
- a CDS encoding urease accessory protein UreD: MILSKEKINNYAAYLYIKVAYDEAHNKMAHTVYFTNFYRSSKPLFLDEEDPINPCFQTISMGGGYVSGEVYRSDFEVEANARCIITTQSSAKAYKAVDGKTSEQHTNITLGKNSILEYISDNVIVYEDGKFAQFNNFKMDSTATLIYTECFGPGWSPHGSAYQYEKMYLNTKIYYDNKLVLFDNLKFQPRKNDESAFGIMDGYHYCGTMIVINQEVVEEDVIKIRDLVKEKYPDMDMIFGVSRMDIPGLGLRVLANTYYHVEKINAVAHDYFRRKLFNKKPLILRKP; the protein is encoded by the coding sequence ATGATTTTAAGTAAAGAAAAAATTAACAATTATGCTGCTTATTTATACATTAAAGTAGCATATGATGAAGCACACAACAAAATGGCGCATACTGTGTATTTCACTAATTTCTATCGTTCATCAAAACCACTATTTTTAGATGAAGAAGACCCAATTAATCCCTGTTTTCAAACTATTAGTATGGGCGGGGGTTATGTATCTGGTGAAGTGTATCGTTCTGATTTTGAAGTTGAAGCAAATGCACGTTGCATTATTACTACGCAATCATCAGCCAAAGCTTATAAAGCAGTTGATGGTAAAACTTCAGAACAACACACAAATATTACATTAGGAAAAAATAGTATTTTAGAATACATAAGTGATAATGTAATTGTGTATGAAGATGGAAAATTTGCCCAATTTAACAATTTTAAAATGGATTCAACTGCTACACTAATTTACACAGAATGTTTTGGTCCTGGTTGATCGCCACATGGATCTGCTTATCAATACGAAAAAATGTATTTAAATACTAAAATATATTATGACAATAAATTGGTTTTATTTGATAATTTAAAATTTCAACCACGTAAAAATGATGAATCAGCATTTGGTATTATGGATGGTTATCACTATTGTGGAACAATGATTGTAATTAACCAAGAAGTTGTTGAAGAAGATGTGATTAAAATTCGTGATTTAGTTAAGGAAAAATATCCCGATATGGATATGATATTTGGGGTATCACGAATGGATATTCCTGGATTAGGATTACGAGTTTTAGCCAATACTTATTACCATGTTGAAAAAATTAATGCTGTTGCACATGATTACTTTAGAAGAAAATTATTCAATAAAAAACCATTAATTTTACGAAAACCATAG
- the ureG gene encoding urease accessory protein UreG translates to MKRPLIIGVGGPVGAGKTMLIERLTRYLSTKGYSMAAITNDIYTKEDARILLNTSVLPADRIAGVETGGCPHTAIREDASMNFAAIDEMCDKHPDLQLLFLESGGDNLSATFSPDLVDFSIYIIDVAQGEKIPRKGGQGMIKSDLFIINKVDLAPYVGANVEVMKADTLKSRGNKDFFVTNLKTDEGLKSVADWVEKRLQLALLEE, encoded by the coding sequence ATGAAAAGACCATTAATTATTGGTGTAGGTGGGCCTGTTGGTGCTGGAAAGACAATGTTAATTGAAAGATTAACAAGATACCTTTCAACAAAAGGGTATAGCATGGCAGCGATTACTAATGATATCTACACTAAAGAAGATGCTAGAATTTTATTAAATACTTCTGTTTTACCAGCTGATCGTATTGCTGGTGTTGAAACTGGGGGATGTCCACATACAGCGATTCGTGAAGATGCTTCAATGAACTTTGCTGCAATCGATGAAATGTGTGATAAACACCCTGATTTACAATTATTATTTTTAGAATCTGGTGGAGATAATTTATCAGCAACATTTAGTCCAGATTTAGTAGATTTTTCAATTTACATCATCGACGTTGCCCAAGGGGAAAAAATTCCTCGTAAAGGCGGACAAGGAATGATTAAATCAGATTTATTCATCATCAATAAAGTTGATTTAGCTCCTTATGTTGGTGCTAATGTGGAAGTAATGAAAGCTGATACATTAAAATCACGTGGTAATAAAGATTTCTTTGTAACAAATTTAAAAACAGATGAAGGTCTAAAATCTGTTGCTGATTGAGTTGAAAAACGTTTACAATTAGCTTTACTTGAAGAATAA
- a CDS encoding urease accessory protein UreF, which produces MMLNSDYLNLLDLMQITNANFPIGTFSHSFGIETYIRKDIVFDGDSLIRALLLYMNEQLLHGDLLAIYQIFKLLPKQKINAIWEIDQMINFQGLARETREGQRRIGQQMVKIYNELFDCELLVEYAQRIKDRKSYGNPAVAFALLAMHLKIDLKTALYTHLYSTVAALTQNCVRAIPLGQVKGQKIIHKLKHVYFDDIIDKVFSLDFKTDFCKNIPGLEIAQMEHEDTPVRLFMS; this is translated from the coding sequence GTGATGCTAAATAGTGACTATTTAAATTTACTAGACTTGATGCAGATTACTAACGCAAACTTTCCAATTGGGACTTTTAGTCATTCTTTTGGAATTGAAACATACATTAGAAAAGATATTGTTTTTGATGGTGATTCATTAATTAGAGCGTTACTTCTGTATATGAATGAGCAATTGTTACATGGTGATTTATTAGCAATTTATCAAATCTTTAAATTATTACCTAAGCAAAAAATAAATGCTATTTGAGAAATTGATCAAATGATAAACTTTCAAGGTTTAGCAAGAGAGACTCGTGAAGGCCAACGTCGAATTGGCCAACAAATGGTAAAGATATATAATGAGCTTTTTGATTGTGAACTTTTAGTTGAATATGCCCAAAGAATAAAAGATCGAAAATCTTATGGTAATCCAGCTGTTGCGTTTGCTTTATTAGCTATGCATTTAAAGATCGACTTAAAAACTGCTTTATATACTCATCTTTACTCTACAGTTGCTGCGCTAACGCAAAACTGTGTACGTGCAATTCCGCTAGGACAAGTTAAGGGACAAAAAATCATTCATAAACTAAAACATGTTTATTTCGATGACATTATCGATAAAGTCTTTAGTTTAGATTTTAAAACAGATTTTTGTAAGAATATTCCTGGTCTTGAAATTGCACAAATGGAACATGAGGACACACCTGTTCGCTTGTTCATGTCATAA
- a CDS encoding urease accessory protein UreE, with protein sequence MTVFKEILGNITDIENVESYQIENIHLTSDDVLKRVIIISSDQNVEYGIRLEEDKKLRDGDILYKDDYKLVVIRLELSDVLIITARTIGEMAQIAHNLGNRHMPAQFTETQMIVPYDYLVEQYLQDNKALYEREKIKLKEAFRHCSDAK encoded by the coding sequence TTGACTGTATTTAAAGAAATTTTAGGTAACATTACTGACATCGAAAATGTTGAAAGTTACCAAATTGAGAACATTCATTTAACAAGCGACGACGTTTTAAAACGTGTGATTATCATTTCATCAGATCAAAATGTTGAATATGGTATTCGTTTAGAAGAGGACAAAAAATTAAGAGATGGCGACATCTTGTATAAAGACGATTATAAATTAGTTGTTATTAGATTAGAACTATCAGATGTGCTTATCATTACAGCACGTACAATTGGTGAAATGGCACAGATTGCGCATAATTTAGGTAATCGTCATATGCCTGCTCAATTTACTGAAACACAAATGATCGTTCCATACGATTATTTAGTAGAACAATACCTTCAAGATAATAAAGCTCTATATGAAAGAGAAAAGATTAAACTTAAAGAAGCATTTAGACACTGTAGTGATGCTAAATAG
- the ureC gene encoding urease subunit alpha codes for MFKISRKNYSDLYGITTGDSVRLGDTNLWVKVEKDLTTYGEESVFGGGKTLREGMGMNSTMKLDDKLGNAEVMDLVITNALILDYTGIYKADIGIKNGKIASIGKSGNPHLTDGVDMVVGISTEVSAGEGKIYTAGGLDTHVHWLEPEIVPVALDGGITTVIAGGTGMNDGTKATTVSPGKFWVKSALQAADGLPINAGFLAKGQGMEDPIFEQIVAGACGLKIHEDWGATGNAIDLALTVAEKTDVAVAIHTDTLNEAGFVEHTIAAMKGRTIHAYHTEGAGGGHAPDILESVKYAHILPASTNPTIPYTVNTIAEHLDMLMVCHHLNPKVPEDVAFADSRIRSQTIAAEDLLHDMGAISIMSSDTLAMGRIGEVVTRSWQMAHKMKAQFGALKGDSEFNDNNRVKRYVAKYTINPAIAHGIDSYVGSIEVGKLADIVAWEPKFFGAKPYYVVKMGVIARCVAGDPNASIPTCEPVIMRDQFGTYGRSLTSTSVSFVSKIGLENGIKEEYKLEKELLPVKNCRSINKKSMKWNSATPNLEVDPQTFDAAVDYNDLENWLEQPAAELAKKLKKTANGKYVLDAEPLTEAPLAQRYFLF; via the coding sequence ATGTTTAAAATTTCAAGAAAAAATTACTCAGATCTATATGGTATCACAACTGGTGATAGCGTTAGATTAGGAGACACAAATCTTTGAGTTAAAGTTGAAAAAGACTTAACTACTTATGGTGAAGAGTCTGTCTTCGGTGGTGGTAAAACTCTACGTGAAGGTATGGGGATGAACTCTACTATGAAGTTAGACGACAAGTTAGGGAATGCTGAAGTAATGGACTTAGTTATTACAAACGCATTAATTCTTGACTACACAGGTATCTACAAAGCTGATATCGGTATTAAAAACGGAAAAATTGCATCTATTGGTAAATCAGGTAACCCTCATTTAACTGATGGAGTAGACATGGTTGTTGGTATTTCAACTGAAGTTTCAGCTGGTGAAGGTAAAATTTATACAGCTGGTGGTTTAGATACTCACGTTCACTGATTAGAACCAGAAATTGTTCCAGTAGCATTAGATGGTGGTATTACAACTGTTATTGCTGGTGGTACAGGTATGAACGATGGTACAAAAGCTACAACTGTTTCACCTGGTAAATTCTGAGTTAAATCTGCTTTACAAGCAGCTGATGGATTACCAATTAACGCAGGTTTCTTAGCTAAAGGTCAAGGTATGGAAGATCCAATCTTTGAACAAATCGTAGCAGGTGCTTGTGGTCTTAAGATTCACGAAGACTGAGGGGCAACAGGAAACGCTATTGACTTAGCATTAACAGTTGCTGAAAAAACTGATGTAGCTGTTGCTATCCATACAGATACATTAAACGAAGCAGGATTTGTTGAACATACAATTGCTGCAATGAAAGGACGTACAATCCACGCTTACCATACAGAAGGTGCTGGTGGTGGACATGCTCCAGATATTCTAGAATCTGTTAAATATGCACATATTTTACCAGCTTCTACAAACCCAACTATTCCATATACAGTAAACACAATTGCAGAACACTTAGATATGTTAATGGTATGTCACCACTTAAATCCTAAGGTTCCAGAAGACGTTGCTTTTGCTGACTCACGTATTCGTAGCCAAACAATTGCAGCTGAAGACTTACTACACGATATGGGTGCAATCTCAATTATGTCATCAGATACATTAGCTATGGGACGTATTGGTGAAGTTGTAACTCGTTCATGACAAATGGCTCACAAAATGAAAGCTCAATTTGGTGCATTAAAAGGGGATAGCGAATTTAACGATAACAACCGTGTAAAACGTTATGTTGCTAAATATACAATTAACCCAGCTATTGCTCATGGTATTGACTCATACGTTGGATCAATCGAAGTAGGAAAATTAGCTGATATTGTTGCATGAGAACCTAAATTCTTTGGTGCAAAACCTTACTATGTTGTAAAAATGGGTGTAATTGCTCGTTGTGTAGCAGGGGATCCAAACGCTTCAATTCCAACATGTGAACCAGTAATTATGCGTGATCAATTTGGAACATATGGACGTTCATTAACTAGCACATCAGTAAGCTTTGTTTCAAAAATTGGTCTAGAAAATGGAATTAAAGAAGAATACAAACTAGAAAAAGAATTATTACCAGTTAAGAATTGCCGTTCAATCAACAAGAAGAGCATGAAATGAAACTCAGCAACTCCAAATCTAGAAGTTGATCCTCAAACATTTGATGCTGCTGTTGACTACAACGACTTAGAAAACTGATTAGAACAACCAGCTGCTGAATTAGCTAAGAAATTAAAGAAAACTGCAAACGGTAAATACGTACTTGATGCAGAACCTCTAACAGAAGCTCCATTAGCACAAAGATACTTCTTATTCTAA
- the ureB gene encoding urease subunit beta, which translates to MSGSSNQFTPGKLVPGAINFAEGEIVMNEGREAKVISIKNTGDRPIQVGSHFHLFETNSALVFFDEKGNEDKERKVAYGRRFDIPSGTAIRFEPGDKKEVSVIDLVGTREVWGVNGLVNGKLKK; encoded by the coding sequence ATGTCAGGATCATCAAATCAATTCACTCCAGGTAAATTAGTACCAGGAGCAATTAACTTCGCTGAAGGCGAAATTGTGATGAACGAAGGTAGAGAAGCAAAAGTAATCAGCATTAAAAATACTGGTGACCGTCCTATCCAAGTTGGATCACATTTCCACTTATTTGAAACAAATAGTGCATTAGTATTCTTTGATGAAAAAGGAAACGAAGACAAAGAACGTAAAGTTGCTTATGGACGTCGTTTCGATATTCCATCAGGTACTGCTATTCGTTTTGAACCAGGAGACAAAAAAGAAGTTTCAGTTATTGATTTAGTCGGAACACGTGAAGTTTGAGGTGTAAACGGCTTAGTTAACGGAAAACTTAAAAAATAA
- a CDS encoding urease subunit gamma: MNLSLREIQKLLVTVAADVARRRLARGLKLNYSEAVALITDHVVEGARDGKLVADLMQSAREVLRVDQVMEGVDTMVGIIQVEVTFPDGTKLVSVHDPIYK; encoded by the coding sequence ATGAATCTATCATTAAGAGAAATCCAAAAGTTATTGGTAACAGTAGCTGCTGACGTTGCAAGAAGACGTTTAGCTAGAGGTTTAAAATTAAACTACTCAGAAGCTGTCGCTTTAATTACTGACCACGTAGTGGAAGGGGCAAGAGATGGTAAGTTAGTTGCTGACTTAATGCAATCTGCTCGTGAAGTATTACGTGTTGATCAAGTTATGGAAGGTGTAGATACAATGGTTGGTATAATCCAAGTTGAAGTTACTTTCCCAGATGGTACTAAACTAGTTTCTGTACACGACCCAATTTACAAATAA